The DNA sequence CCCCGGCCCATCCTCCTGCACATCGACAACGTTCCCGACGAGTTGGCGTGTCATCGGACTGCGGTCGTGTTCCGCCCCAGCGAGAACGGGCACCCGTCGCCGGATACCGCCTACGGCGCGTGGAGCGAAGGGCGCTGCCGCGTGGAGACGCGCTGGAACCTGGCCGACCGCGTCGGCCGCCAGCATCTGAAAGCGACGCTCGACGGATACCCCGACGAGCGCGTGGTCCTGGAGGCCACCGGTAGGCAAGGCGCGCGGGTGTTCTTCGGAGTGGCCTACACGCCCCGCCAGGACGCCTATACCACCCTGGTCAAGACCAGCGACACCGCCGTGGTGCAGGCCGGCGACACCACGCGGTTCCTCACCTACGATTCCACCTCGGTGCGGTCGATCGAGCGGCGGGCGGGGGTATTCCCCATCGTCGGAGTCGATTTCCCTCTGTGGCCCTCGGTCGAGCGCCTCCGCCTGTCGGCGGCCATGTCCGTCCGGGAGGATCGCATCTTCTTCTTCGGCATGTCCGGGCTGCAGGCGTTCGTTTTTGGAGAGTCCGCCGAAGCCAGCGCCATCGACCTCCACCTGGGGCTGCAGCTCAGCCGTAGAGACGTGGGGTTCGAGGGTGCGGTGTGCGCTCCGGCTCGGTTCTGCAGCAGGTCCGACCTGCGCGTTGCTGGCGTCACTTTTCTGCTGACCGTGGACAGTGCATCGGCGTTCCGGGGCCTCGCGTCGACACTGCTCCGATGATGCCCGGGGTGGGCGCCTCGTGAAGTCGCTGCGGATCTTCGTCTCGTCACCGGGCGACGTCGGCGCGGAGCGCTCACTGGCCCACCGGGTGGTGGCACGCCTGCAAAACGAATTCGCCGGGCGGGCTCGCCTGGAAGCCGTGTTGTGGGAGCACGAGCCCCTGGTCGCCACGAGCACGTTCCAGACCCAGATCGTCCGCCCCTCCGAGACCGACATCACCATCTGCATCCTCTGGTCCCGCCTGGGCACCCGCCTGCCGGCCGAGTTCGTACGACCCGACGGACGTCGCTATGCCTCCGGCACGGAGTTCGAGTTCGAGGACGCCGTGCAGGGCCTGCGTCGGAGCGGCCGCCCGGAGCTGCTGGTGTACCGAAAGACCACCGACCCGGTGGTGAGTCTTTCCAACCCGGAGGAACTGCTCCGCAAGTTGGAGCAGAAGAAGGCCTTGGACGGATTCATCGAACACTGGTTCTATGACCACGACGATGGGACCTTGCGCGGTGCCTTCCACGCCTTCGAGCGCCCGGAGGAGTTCGAATCGCTCCTGGAGACGCACCTGCGGAAGCTCGTCGAGAGACAACTGCCTCCGGTGGAGCGACCCCTCGAGGCGGTACGGGCGCGCTGGACGCAGGGCTCTCCCTTTCGTGGGCTGCAGGCGTTCGATGTCGAGCACGCGGACGTGTTCTTTGGTCGGACGGCAGCCGTGGGCGAGGTCGTCGATGCGCTCCGGGAACAACAGGGAGCCGGCCGCCCGTTCGTGTTGATCGTGGGGCACAGTGGGGGAGGGAAGTCATCGCTGGCTCGCGCCGGCGTGCTCCCCATGCTGACGCAGCGGGGTGTGATCGAGGGCGTAGGATCGTGGCGCCGCACCATCCTGCGCCCCGGCGACGGCGGCGGGGACCTTCTACACGGACTTGCGGGAGCCCTGCTCGCGCATGGTGCGCTCCCCGAACTCGAGGACGCAGCGGGTGGCCAGGAGGGGCTGGCGCGTCTGCTGCGCGAGTCGCCCACGACGGTGGCGCCGCTCCTCCGCGCGGCGTTGGCCCTGGCGGCGGCGCGCGGTGGCGATCCTGAGCCGGTGTGCCTCGCTCTGGTGGTGGATCAGTTGGAGGAGATCTTCACCCAGGCCGACGAGGAGGAGCGCGGACGCTTCACGGAGGCGTTGGCGGCTCTCGTGGGGACGGGCCGCGTCTGGGCCGTCGCCACACTGCGCGCCGACGTCTATCCGCGGCTCGCGGAGATTCCTCGACTCCTGGAGTTGAAGGAGGGGAAGGGACAGTACGACCTGCGTGCGCCCACACCGGCCGAACTTGGGCAGATCGTGCGCCATCCGGTGGCCGCCGCCGGTCTGCGGCTGGAGGAAGACGCGCTCTCGGGCGTGCGGTTGGAGGATGTGCTGCGAGACTCCGCCGCGCGCATGCCGAACTCCCTCCCTCTGCTGGAATTCACTCTCGAGGAGCTCTATCGACAGCGCGCGTCGGACGGGACGCTGACGCTGGCCGCGTACCGCGAGATCGGCGGGTTGGAAGGCAGCCTGGCGCGGCGCGCGGAGGATGCCTTCCAGGCCTGCGGCCCGTCGGCGCGTGCTGCCTTCACCGCCGTGATGCGCCAGCTGGTGGTGGTGGCGGATCCGGAGGATGCAGGAACGGTCGGCGCGCGGCGAGCGACCTCGACGCAGGTCGCCGCCTCGCCGGGTGCCACCGAGCTCGTTCAGGCACTGGTCGATGCCCGCCTGCTCGTCACGGACCTGGGTCGGGACGGCGAGCCCGTCGTGGGCATCGCGCACGAAGCGCTGCTGAGGCATTGGCCGCGGCTCACCGCGTGGCTGGACGACGATCGTGACCTGCTCAAGGCCCGGGCCCGCCTGGCGCAATCCGCGCGCCGCTGGGCCGAAGAGCGTCGCGCTCTCGAGTATCTGCTTCCGGTCGGGAAGCCACTCGAGGAAGCACGCGATGTGGAGCGGCGGGGAAGCGGGCTCTCCGCACTCGAGCGGGAGTTCCTGGCCGCGTCCACCCATCGAGCGCGGCGCTTCGCTCGCATCCGGCGCGCCGCCTTCGCCGGCCTGGCGGGTCTGACCGTGGTCTCGGCGACCCTGGCCTGGACGGCCTACGACGCTCGCGAACGGGCCTCGGAGGAGGCATTGAGCGCGACGCGCACGCACGAGTTCACCGTGGGCCTGCTTTCCGATTCCGGCGATCCACTGTTCACCGGTGGTGAGGAGTGGACGGTGAAACGGTTGCTGGACTTCGGCACCACGCAGCTCCTCGAGCAGGGTGCGCTCGCCGACGTGCCGCGAACCCGGGCCCGGGCCCTCCTGGAATGGTCCCGCCCCTACGACGTGCGCGAAGAGTTCCCCGCGGCCCTGCGACTGGCGCGCGCCGCCGAAGACGCGGAGGCCGCGCTCAACGGTGTGCCGGACTCAGTGCGGGCGGAGACCTGGTTGACCGTGGGCGAGTACCTGCTGAAGCTCGACAGTCTCGCCAGCGCCCAGGCCTACCTCGAGCGAGCCGTGACGGGACTGGCCGGCACCGCGCGCGAGCCGGCGGCGCTGCGCCAGCTCGGCGATCTGCACCTGGACCAGGGGCGGGCCCTCGATGCGCTCCCCGAACTTGAGGCCGCCCTGGCCGCGGCGCCTCCTGCGGATACCCTGCTGTCGATCGGGATCCTCGGGTCGCTGGGGAGGGCCCGCTATCAACTCGGCGATCCGGAAGGGGCGGAGCGTGCCTACCGCGATGCCCTGCAACGTGCGGACCGCCTGGCTGGAGGGGGGCGTCCCGACGCCTACGCGATGGTGGCGCACCGCTTCTCCAACCTTCTATGGGTCTCGTCCCGGCAGGCGCAGGCCGACTCGATCCTTGCGGAGACCGAGCACCGGCAGGTGGCGATCTTCGGAGAGCGGCACGGGGCAGTGGCCGTCACCGTGAAGCTGCGCGGGGCCCTCGCTCGGTCTCGCGGCGACTTCACGGAGGCGGACAGCTTGCTGCGGCGGGCGCTCTCCATCGAGCAGGCCGCCTATGGCCCGGGACACAGCCATCCGGCCATCACCGAACTGGAACTCTCACAGTTGCTCATGCAAACCGGGAGGTACCAGGAAGCGGATTCGCTCGCGGCCCACGCGCGCGCTGCCCTGGCAGCGTCCCTGGGGGCGCGCCACCCCCGGGTCGCCAGTGCCTGGGTGGTCAGCGGACACGTGCAGCGCGCCCAGGGCCGCTACGACGCCGCGTTGGCGGCGTACGACTCCGCGCTCGCTTGCGATCTGAGCGAGGGTGCCGACCTGTCCCGGGACCGCGTGCTGATCGAGCGGGGGTCGCTGCGCGCGGAGGTCGGCGACCGCACCGGGGCGGAATCGGATCTGACCCAGGCGCTCGAGCTGGTGCGGGCCCTGGGAGACCGCGGGCGCGAGGCGGCTGCGCTCGAGGAACTGGAGACCGCCCTGTACCATCTCGACGACTACGAGGCGGCCGAGCAGTGGGCGGAGGAGGGGCTGAGGGTCAAGCGGGAGGTGTACGCCGCGGGAAGTCCACAGATCGCAGCGGCCCTGGGAGACGTCGCCTTCTATCGCGCGGCCAGGGGCGATCGCGAAGGCACCTTGATCGCGCTACGCGAGGGATGGTCGATCCTGGATTCCATCCAGGCCCCCGACGCCGACGCCTTCCAGGCGCATCGGGCGCTGATCGGTCCGCTGCTGGTGTTGGACGACGTGCCGACGGCGATCGATCGTGCGGATCGCCTGCGGGTCCTCCTGGAACAGGCCGAGCCCCCGCGGCCGGCCGAACTCGCCGACGTGCTGGTTCGCGAGGGTCGCCTCGTGCTTGCCTCCGGAGATCGCCCGCGTGCGCGCGCATTGGCCCGTCGCGGGGTCGAGTTGCTCACGGACCAGTTCGGCGCGGATCATCCCGAGACCGAGGCGGCGCGTCAGCTGTTGGCCGAGGCGCGCTGAGCCCACCGCCAGACTGGCGTGGGCTTCGTCGCAACGTCCGGGCCTTGGGCTCGGAACGTTAGCTGGACGGTAGGTCCACCACTCCGCGGCGCACCAGCCCTTCGATCACAGTGGAGCCGGCACCCGGGTCCTCCATCAAGAGACGGATCGGAAACGGGGTCGTCGACGCGACGTGGAGCACCGGCAGCCCCGCCCGCAGCGCTCGGCGGACGACCTGCCCCGTGCCGCCGCGACCTCGCTCACGGTCGCCGTCCCAGAGCGCGATCAACAGGTCGGTCGACTCGATGAGGGCGTCGCCGACCGCCTCGTAGGCAGCGGCCCGCGTCGCTGAGTCCGTGGCGTCGCGATCCAGCGACGCGCGGTGTGCGGCGCGCTCCAGCAATGCCCGGAAGGCGTCGACCGAGGCGGGGCCACGGAAGTCGCGCTCATAGCTCTCGGCGGCAAACGGGAGGATTACCTCCAGGCGGTACCCCAGTGCCAGGGCCTCCTCGGCCACGATGCGATCCGCTCCCTCCGCCAGCGGTGAGACCAACGTGCCAACTCGCTCCTCGGCCAACGCCACCAGCAGGGCACGCACACGCTCCCGCAGCAGCTCGGCTTGCGAGCCCACCAGATCGTGCAAGGTGCGGTGGCCGGTCACGCCGACGCGCACGGGCGCGTCCGCGTCGGTCAAGGCACGTCTCTCTTGAACCGGTCGGGGAAGTGGTCGAGATGGACCTGAGCCGCGGCCGCGCGTTGGCCCACCTCGTCCAACTCCGGGATCTTGGCCACGTTGGTCATCTCACGCAGCGAGCTCGCTTCCTTCTCGGAATACGTGAGTCCCAAGCCCGACAGGGCGTCCGGGTCGAGTCCGACGTTGTAGCGCAGGTAGTGGAGAAGGGGTTGTGGACCCAACAGATCGGAACCGAGATCTCCGATCTGACTATCGATCTCGTGCGCGGTCGGGCTGCGGGACAACCACTGCAGCATGGTGCGGTTCAGCTCGCCGGCGTCGCTCATCATCTGAACCATGAGCAGCGCCAACCAATGCAGTTGTGTGTACTTCTTCAGCTTCTGCGGAGGGGCCTTGGCCACGAAGCTGCCCGTGCCCACCGAGCAGAGCAGGATCCGCTCGGCGCCGAGGGGCCAGCCAAGCCCGAAGCCCTGAAGCGTCGCTACCATCAGGAGCTGAAGGGCCGGGTCCCCGTGCATGCTCACTGCCCCATCCACGAACACGCCCCCCTCGCCCCCTCCCAGATCCTTGATCCACTGCGGGGCGAAGTAGGTCGGGGCCGCCGTGGAGGCTCGCACCACCTCCCAGAGCTTGAGATGGCGGTTCATTTCGTAGTACCGATGCCCGGGGATGTTCACCAGCACCCAGACGGATCCGGTGTCCGCCCGCTTGGCGATGATGGTGAGGCCCACCCTGAGCCGCTCCGAGTCCAGGCGCCAGTCGTGGAGCTCCGATCGCAGGACCTCCCCTACCGCCTTCTCGTCGAACTTGGCCCCCACGATGCGGCCGAACGGCCCCAGGAGCGACCGTTTGGGCTTGAAGGCGTCCGCCCCCAGCTTGTGGTAGAGCCGACGGATCTCCCCCACTGGCCACCCCAGGGCCAGCGCCGTCGCGATCACCGAGCCGGTGCTGGTCCCCCCGATCAGGTCGAAGTAGTCGGCAAGCACCAGGTCCGGTGCGCCATGTTGCTCCCGGAGCAGGGACTCGATGCGCTCGAGGTAGCCAAGCGTCACGAGCCCGCGAATGCCGCCTCCGTCCAGGGCCAGCAGGCGTTTGGGGCCGGGCAGCGAGAGGCGGGCTTCCAGAGTGGTCACGGACGGCATCCTGATGGAGGGGGTGCGTCGGGCTCCACTGTAGGGCCGGAAAGAAACCGAAGGCAAGGCGAGGGGCCGGGTCCGGGCGGCCCGCCCGCCCGGACCAGCGGCGCCTCGGTCGCCTGCCTGCCGTCCCTGCCTGTGGGGAGGCGGCCGGTTGCCCCCCACCCGGGGTCGGTTTACACTTTGGGGCTAGCAAAGAGACGGCCAATCCGGCTTCCCGTGCAGCGCAGACTCTCGCGGAGGCGACCCAACGAATGGGCATCGACAAGTCCAGCGTCATCAAGAAGTACCAGCTCCACGACAAGGATCAGGGCAGCGCGCCTGTTCAGATCGCCTTGCTCACGGAGCGGATCAACTACCTGCAGAGCCACTTCCAGGCCCACAAGAAGGACCATCACAGCCGCCAGGGGCTGATGAAGATGGTCGGCCGCCGCCGTCGACTCCTCGAGTATCTCCGACAGACGGACCTCGAGCGCTACCGCAGCCTCATCGCCGACCTGGGCCTCCGTCGGTAGGCAACCCATGAGAGCGGAATCCGAGGTGGATTCCGCTCTTCGCGTTCGAGGCTGCCCCGTTCGAGGAGTGCAGTTGCGGACCGACCCACAAGACCCGTTCCCGCCCCGTGCGCACGACAGAGCGTCCGCGCGGCCCGGGACAGCGAAATCGGAAAGAAAAGAATGCACAGAATGGAACGAGAGTTCGCTGGTCGACCTCTCATCCTCGAGACCGGCCGCATGGCCAAGCTCGCTCAGGGTACGTGCCTCGTCCAATTCGGTGAGACCGTGGTGCTGTGCGCGGCCACGGTACAGCCGAACCCGACCCACCTCCCCTTCTTCCCGCTGACCATCGAGTACCGGGAGAAGAGCTACGCGGCCGGCAAGATCCCCGGTGGCTTCTTCAAGCGCGAAGGGCGTCCGGGAGACAAGGAGATCCTCGCGGCCCGCTCGGTGGACCGGCCGCTCCGGCCGCTGTTTCCGGACGGCTTCATGCACGAGACCCAGGTCGCGTGCTTCATCCTCAGCGCCGACCAGAAGAACGACGCCGACGTGCTGGCGCTCCTCGGCGCCTCGGTCGCCTTGAACCTCTCGCCCATTCCGTTCCGCACGCCGGTCGCGTCGGTTCGCATCGGGCGCATCCAGGGCAACTGGCTCCTCAATCCCACCTTCGAGCAGCTCGAGTACTCCGACCTGGACATCGTGGTCGCCGGCAGCGAGCACGCCATCACCATGGTCGAGGGTGGGGCGGTCGAGGTGCCGGAGTCCGAGATCCTCGAGGGTCTGCAGGTGGCCCATGAGGGGATCAAGGAGCTGGTCGCCTTCCAGAAGGCGTTCCTGGAGGGCCACCAGGTGCCGGTGATGGAGTGGACGTCCAAGGACCCGGCGGCGGGTCTGCGCGGCCAGGTCGAGGATCTGGCGCTGGCCCGGGTGGCCGAGGCCATGACCCTGCGTGACAAGCAGGAGCGCAGCCAGGCGCTCGCCTCCATCGAGGAGGACGTGCTGGCGCAGATGTCGGCCAGCTCCGAGGAAGAGGAAACGGACACCGATCTGGTTCCCTCCGTAAAGGACATCTTGCGCGGCATCGAGAAGAAGACCATGCGCAAGCAGATCCTCGAGCGCGGTGAGCGAGCCGACGGGCGAGGCGTCGACGACATCCGCCCGATCCAGTGCGAGGTGGGCGTGCTGCCCCGGCCGCACGGATCCGCGCTGTTCACGCGCGGCCAGACGCAGGCGCTGGGTGTGGTCACGCTGGGCACCGCTCGAGACGAGCAGCGCATCGACTCGATCGATTCGGCCGAGGACATCTTCAAGTCCTTCATGCTGCACTACAACTTTCCGCCGTTCTCCACCG is a window from the Gemmatimonadota bacterium genome containing:
- a CDS encoding tetratricopeptide repeat protein, which gives rise to MKSLRIFVSSPGDVGAERSLAHRVVARLQNEFAGRARLEAVLWEHEPLVATSTFQTQIVRPSETDITICILWSRLGTRLPAEFVRPDGRRYASGTEFEFEDAVQGLRRSGRPELLVYRKTTDPVVSLSNPEELLRKLEQKKALDGFIEHWFYDHDDGTLRGAFHAFERPEEFESLLETHLRKLVERQLPPVERPLEAVRARWTQGSPFRGLQAFDVEHADVFFGRTAAVGEVVDALREQQGAGRPFVLIVGHSGGGKSSLARAGVLPMLTQRGVIEGVGSWRRTILRPGDGGGDLLHGLAGALLAHGALPELEDAAGGQEGLARLLRESPTTVAPLLRAALALAAARGGDPEPVCLALVVDQLEEIFTQADEEERGRFTEALAALVGTGRVWAVATLRADVYPRLAEIPRLLELKEGKGQYDLRAPTPAELGQIVRHPVAAAGLRLEEDALSGVRLEDVLRDSAARMPNSLPLLEFTLEELYRQRASDGTLTLAAYREIGGLEGSLARRAEDAFQACGPSARAAFTAVMRQLVVVADPEDAGTVGARRATSTQVAASPGATELVQALVDARLLVTDLGRDGEPVVGIAHEALLRHWPRLTAWLDDDRDLLKARARLAQSARRWAEERRALEYLLPVGKPLEEARDVERRGSGLSALEREFLAASTHRARRFARIRRAAFAGLAGLTVVSATLAWTAYDARERASEEALSATRTHEFTVGLLSDSGDPLFTGGEEWTVKRLLDFGTTQLLEQGALADVPRTRARALLEWSRPYDVREEFPAALRLARAAEDAEAALNGVPDSVRAETWLTVGEYLLKLDSLASAQAYLERAVTGLAGTAREPAALRQLGDLHLDQGRALDALPELEAALAAAPPADTLLSIGILGSLGRARYQLGDPEGAERAYRDALQRADRLAGGGRPDAYAMVAHRFSNLLWVSSRQAQADSILAETEHRQVAIFGERHGAVAVTVKLRGALARSRGDFTEADSLLRRALSIEQAAYGPGHSHPAITELELSQLLMQTGRYQEADSLAAHARAALAASLGARHPRVASAWVVSGHVQRAQGRYDAALAAYDSALACDLSEGADLSRDRVLIERGSLRAEVGDRTGAESDLTQALELVRALGDRGREAAALEELETALYHLDDYEAAEQWAEEGLRVKREVYAAGSPQIAAALGDVAFYRAARGDREGTLIALREGWSILDSIQAPDADAFQAHRALIGPLLVLDDVPTAIDRADRLRVLLEQAEPPRPAELADVLVREGRLVLASGDRPRARALARRGVELLTDQFGADHPETEAARQLLAEAR
- a CDS encoding patatin-like phospholipase family protein is translated as MTTLEARLSLPGPKRLLALDGGGIRGLVTLGYLERIESLLREQHGAPDLVLADYFDLIGGTSTGSVIATALALGWPVGEIRRLYHKLGADAFKPKRSLLGPFGRIVGAKFDEKAVGEVLRSELHDWRLDSERLRVGLTIIAKRADTGSVWVLVNIPGHRYYEMNRHLKLWEVVRASTAAPTYFAPQWIKDLGGGEGGVFVDGAVSMHGDPALQLLMVATLQGFGLGWPLGAERILLCSVGTGSFVAKAPPQKLKKYTQLHWLALLMVQMMSDAGELNRTMLQWLSRSPTAHEIDSQIGDLGSDLLGPQPLLHYLRYNVGLDPDALSGLGLTYSEKEASSLREMTNVAKIPELDEVGQRAAAAQVHLDHFPDRFKRDVP
- the rpsO gene encoding 30S ribosomal protein S15 produces the protein MGIDKSSVIKKYQLHDKDQGSAPVQIALLTERINYLQSHFQAHKKDHHSRQGLMKMVGRRRRLLEYLRQTDLERYRSLIADLGLRR
- the pnp gene encoding polyribonucleotide nucleotidyltransferase — encoded protein: MEREFAGRPLILETGRMAKLAQGTCLVQFGETVVLCAATVQPNPTHLPFFPLTIEYREKSYAAGKIPGGFFKREGRPGDKEILAARSVDRPLRPLFPDGFMHETQVACFILSADQKNDADVLALLGASVALNLSPIPFRTPVASVRIGRIQGNWLLNPTFEQLEYSDLDIVVAGSEHAITMVEGGAVEVPESEILEGLQVAHEGIKELVAFQKAFLEGHQVPVMEWTSKDPAAGLRGQVEDLALARVAEAMTLRDKQERSQALASIEEDVLAQMSASSEEEETDTDLVPSVKDILRGIEKKTMRKQILERGERADGRGVDDIRPIQCEVGVLPRPHGSALFTRGQTQALGVVTLGTARDEQRIDSIDSAEDIFKSFMLHYNFPPFSTGEARPFRGTSRRETGHGNLAERAIQPLLPKYDEFPYTIRVVSDVLESNGSSSMASVCAASLALMGAGVPMRAACAGVAMGLILEDGHVAVLTDILGLEDALGDMDFKVAGTARGVTAIQMDIKVEGLTVDILKEALERAHKGRMHILGIMNDTIAEPRSELSQYAPRIMTIEINPEKIGEIIGPKGKTIRAIQDETGATIDIDDSGLVKIAAVSGEAGLRAREMIEAIVQEPEVGRIYEGPVKNTTTFGAFVEILPGTEGLCHISELQEGRVEKTEDVLKKGDITKVKLLSIDEKGRLRLSRKAALAELSAAQEPATSEA